In the genome of Qipengyuania seohaensis, one region contains:
- a CDS encoding SPOR domain-containing protein yields the protein MQTKNQLFVRLAVTTALATTGLAGCTGKVAPTASHSAAKAEVALQKGKADKAVKHAEAAVLASPRDAHGRTLLANAYLEAGRFQSAAQTFSDAVALGDTGPRTVVSLALAQIGAGDQLGAIETLERWEASLDLADFGLAIALAGQPERGVHVLSNAIRGGQNTAKTRQNLAYAYALSGQWREARLMAMEDVPANEVGERMAEWGALANPQMTRLRVAHLMGVDFAADSGQPAMLALTNNPSVPMLAAETVEEEVVVDETAPSFAFASELPAVNAAPQAHDFGDAQLADAGLEAAPRKQFVAEEVVQPTPVAIAAASKAEAQAAAPASRPAGKPAPKAAPSIALAKGDYNIQLGSYFSMSDAQDGWRKFQQRYPELADAKKVITKARVNGKIYYRVAAAGFAKNSAQSMCSSVKGKGGGCIAYASANPLPGHLGDAAIRVAAR from the coding sequence ATGCAGACCAAGAACCAACTCTTCGTCCGTCTGGCCGTTACCACGGCCCTGGCAACCACGGGCCTCGCCGGCTGCACCGGCAAGGTCGCGCCCACCGCTTCGCACTCGGCCGCCAAGGCCGAAGTCGCGCTGCAGAAGGGCAAGGCCGACAAGGCAGTCAAGCACGCGGAAGCCGCCGTACTAGCGTCGCCGCGCGACGCGCATGGCCGCACCCTCTTGGCCAATGCCTATCTCGAAGCGGGCCGGTTCCAGTCTGCTGCACAGACATTTTCCGATGCCGTCGCCCTTGGCGACACCGGGCCGCGCACCGTAGTGAGCCTCGCCCTCGCCCAGATCGGCGCAGGCGACCAGCTCGGTGCGATCGAAACGCTCGAACGCTGGGAAGCTTCGCTCGATCTGGCCGATTTCGGTTTGGCAATTGCACTTGCCGGACAGCCCGAACGCGGCGTGCACGTATTGAGCAATGCCATCCGCGGTGGACAGAACACCGCCAAGACCCGTCAGAACCTGGCCTATGCCTATGCCCTTTCGGGTCAGTGGCGCGAAGCACGCCTGATGGCCATGGAAGACGTTCCCGCCAATGAAGTCGGCGAACGCATGGCCGAATGGGGCGCCCTCGCCAATCCGCAGATGACCCGCCTACGCGTGGCTCACCTGATGGGTGTCGACTTCGCGGCCGACTCCGGCCAGCCGGCCATGTTGGCTCTCACGAACAACCCGAGCGTTCCGATGCTGGCCGCCGAAACGGTCGAAGAAGAAGTCGTCGTCGACGAGACGGCACCGAGCTTCGCATTCGCGAGCGAACTGCCTGCAGTAAACGCTGCACCGCAGGCCCACGACTTCGGTGATGCGCAGCTTGCGGACGCCGGCCTCGAGGCTGCGCCTCGTAAGCAGTTCGTCGCCGAAGAAGTGGTTCAGCCGACTCCGGTCGCAATCGCTGCGGCTTCGAAGGCCGAAGCTCAGGCTGCCGCCCCGGCATCGCGCCCGGCTGGAAAGCCTGCTCCCAAGGCCGCCCCGAGCATCGCGCTCGCCAAGGGCGACTACAATATCCAGCTCGGATCGTACTTCTCGATGTCGGATGCCCAGGACGGCTGGCGCAAGTTCCAGCAAAGGTATCCCGAACTCGCCGACGCGAAAAAGGTCATCACCAAGGCCCGCGTGAACGGCAAGATCTACTACCGCGTCGCGGCAGCGGGCTTTGCCAAGAATTCGGCACAGAGCATGTGCTCCAGCGTCAAGGGCAAAGGCGGCGGTTGCATCGCCTATGCCTCCGCAAATCCGCTCCCGGGTCATCTGGGCGATGCGGCAATACGGGTCGCAGCGCGCTAA
- a CDS encoding ParA family protein — protein sequence MRVLALASQKGGSGKTTLSGHLAVQAQRAGAGPVVLIDIDPQGSLADWWNEREAELPAFAQTTVARLANDLAVLRQQGFKLAVLDTPPAITMAIQSVISVAELIVVPTRPSPHDLRAVGATVDLCERAGKPLIFVVNAATPKAKITSEAAVALSQHGTVAPITLHHRTDFAASMIDGRTVMEVDPESRSAAEVTALWKYIADRLEKNFRRTVFAAPNTQAAQPGAYRPAGGFGRRVAQ from the coding sequence TTGCGTGTATTGGCATTGGCATCGCAGAAGGGCGGATCGGGCAAGACCACGCTCTCCGGACATTTGGCCGTTCAGGCGCAACGAGCGGGCGCAGGCCCGGTCGTCCTGATCGACATCGACCCGCAAGGCTCGCTGGCCGACTGGTGGAACGAGCGTGAGGCGGAACTTCCCGCCTTCGCCCAAACCACCGTCGCACGGCTCGCCAACGACCTGGCGGTTCTTCGCCAGCAGGGTTTCAAGCTTGCAGTTCTCGATACGCCGCCGGCGATCACCATGGCTATCCAGTCGGTGATTTCGGTGGCCGAACTGATCGTCGTTCCGACACGCCCCAGCCCGCACGACCTGCGCGCCGTAGGTGCCACGGTCGACCTTTGCGAACGCGCCGGCAAGCCGCTGATCTTCGTGGTCAACGCGGCAACGCCGAAAGCCAAGATTACATCGGAAGCCGCAGTCGCGCTGTCGCAGCACGGCACCGTCGCCCCGATCACACTTCACCACCGCACGGATTTCGCTGCCTCGATGATCGATGGCCGTACCGTCATGGAAGTCGATCCCGAAAGCCGTTCGGCTGCCGAGGTGACCGCTCTGTGGAAATACATTGCGGATCGGCTCGAAAAGAATTTCCGCCGCACCGTCTTCGCCGCGCCCAATACGCAGGCGGCACAGCCTGGTGCCTATCGTCCCGCCGGTGGCTTCGGCCGTCGGGTCGCCCAGTAA